A stretch of Mesorhizobium sp. M2A.F.Ca.ET.046.03.2.1 DNA encodes these proteins:
- a CDS encoding ABC transporter substrate-binding protein: protein MKFVCAYLALAAGILLGAVQARAVELSIVSGDTGNGIKVLREILDLYEKKSGNKVDIVVIPPSTTDQFGQYRLWLAAGSSDIDVYQTDVIWAPQLASQLVDLTEATRDLAGAHFPSIIQSQTVNGRLVALPIFTDAPALYYRKDLLDKYGAKVPTTWQQLQDTAKLVMDRERAAGNKDIWGYVFQGNAYEGLTCNALEWMMSNGGGGIIEPDGEISINNPKAAAALDRAKGWIGTIAPPGALGYQEEEARGVWQIGNAVFMRNWPYAYALGNSENSPIRGKFDVAPLPAGEGGHPVATLGGWNLAVSKYSKHPNAAIDLVKFIASPEMQKYRTLKTANLPTIAALYDDPDIARQQPIVPRWKEIFLNAQPRPSATVRIKYNEASSQFWTAVHNTISGNGTAADNLADLEARLTRLKGKGW, encoded by the coding sequence GTGAAATTTGTTTGCGCGTACCTGGCGTTGGCCGCCGGCATACTGCTGGGCGCTGTCCAGGCGCGAGCCGTGGAACTGTCGATCGTGTCGGGCGACACCGGCAACGGCATCAAGGTGCTGCGCGAGATCCTCGACCTCTATGAGAAAAAGAGCGGCAACAAGGTCGACATCGTCGTCATCCCGCCTTCGACCACCGACCAGTTCGGCCAGTACCGGCTGTGGCTTGCCGCCGGCAGCAGCGATATCGACGTCTACCAGACCGACGTCATCTGGGCACCGCAGCTGGCCAGCCAACTGGTCGACCTGACGGAAGCGACGAGGGACTTGGCGGGCGCGCATTTTCCCTCCATCATCCAATCGCAGACGGTCAACGGCAGGCTGGTCGCGCTGCCGATCTTCACCGACGCGCCGGCGCTCTATTACCGCAAGGATCTGCTCGACAAATATGGCGCCAAGGTGCCGACCACCTGGCAGCAATTGCAGGACACCGCGAAGCTCGTCATGGACAGGGAGCGGGCGGCCGGCAACAAGGACATCTGGGGATACGTCTTCCAGGGCAATGCCTATGAGGGGCTGACCTGCAACGCGCTCGAATGGATGATGTCGAATGGCGGTGGCGGCATCATCGAGCCGGACGGCGAAATCTCCATCAACAATCCAAAGGCAGCCGCGGCGCTCGACAGGGCCAAGGGCTGGATCGGCACGATCGCGCCGCCGGGCGCGCTCGGCTATCAGGAGGAGGAAGCGCGCGGCGTCTGGCAGATCGGCAATGCGGTTTTCATGCGCAATTGGCCCTATGCCTATGCGCTCGGCAACAGCGAGAATTCGCCGATCAGGGGCAAGTTCGACGTGGCGCCGCTGCCGGCCGGCGAAGGCGGGCATCCGGTCGCGACATTGGGCGGCTGGAACCTTGCCGTCTCCAAATATTCGAAACATCCAAATGCCGCGATCGACCTGGTCAAGTTCATCGCCTCGCCCGAGATGCAGAAATACCGGACGCTCAAGACGGCCAACCTGCCGACCATCGCGGCGCTCTATGACGACCCCGACATTGCCAGGCAGCAGCCGATCGTGCCGCGCTGGAAAGAGATATTCCTCAACGCGCAGCCCAGGCCCTCGGCAACCGTCAGGATCAAATACAACGAGGCGTCCAGCCAGTTCTGGACCGCGGTGCACAACACGATCTCCGGGAACGGCACTGCCGCCGACAATCTCGCCGATCTCGAAGCGCGGCTGACCAGGCTGAAGGGCAAGGGCTGGTGA
- a CDS encoding RidA family protein, translating into MDKEVIEVPVMSAKVRALGLPCSTAVRANGFVFISATPPVDMVTGEMVRGDIETQAEASLKALKHCLEAAGTSLNKVVMVRIYAVNSGFYNAINRVYARYFATNPPARSFVPVASWPMEFDIEIECVAVA; encoded by the coding sequence ATGGACAAGGAAGTCATCGAAGTGCCGGTGATGTCGGCGAAGGTGCGCGCGCTCGGCCTGCCGTGCTCGACGGCGGTGCGGGCCAACGGCTTCGTGTTCATCTCGGCGACGCCGCCGGTCGACATGGTGACCGGCGAGATGGTGCGCGGCGACATCGAGACCCAGGCTGAGGCGTCGCTGAAGGCGCTCAAACACTGCCTGGAAGCGGCCGGCACCTCGCTGAACAAGGTGGTGATGGTGCGCATCTACGCCGTCAATTCCGGCTTCTACAACGCCATCAACCGGGTCTACGCGAGGTATTTTGCCACCAACCCACCGGCGCGGAGTTTCGTGCCGGTGGCTTCGTGGCCGATGGAATTCGACATCGAGATTGAGTGCGTGGCGGTGGCGTGA
- a CDS encoding N-acetyltransferase, which produces MHENTTPRPPAPNDIRLRKVLDDTLAAPHWPEGFVMRAFEHRDAHALHALLEEVFDDGADGPFDDWWPRIAGNAEFDPALCFLVIDGKGLLAGAALCWTSGFVKDLAVHPESRRQGIGDALMRHVFLIFRERGATHVDLKTNSVKNTAAFRLYERLGMIPVDWEG; this is translated from the coding sequence ATGCATGAGAACACGACGCCTCGTCCACCGGCGCCCAACGACATCCGCCTGCGCAAGGTCCTCGATGACACGCTCGCCGCGCCGCATTGGCCGGAGGGCTTCGTTATGCGCGCGTTCGAGCACCGGGACGCGCACGCGCTCCACGCGCTGCTGGAAGAGGTGTTCGACGACGGCGCCGACGGGCCGTTCGACGACTGGTGGCCGCGCATTGCCGGCAACGCCGAGTTCGATCCCGCTCTCTGTTTCCTGGTCATCGACGGCAAGGGCCTGCTTGCGGGCGCGGCGCTCTGCTGGACATCCGGTTTCGTCAAGGACCTCGCCGTCCATCCGGAGTCCAGAAGGCAGGGCATCGGCGACGCGCTTATGCGGCACGTGTTCCTGATTTTTCGCGAGCGCGGGGCGACGCATGTCGATCTCAAGACCAACAGTGTGAAGAACACCGCGGCCTTCAGGCTCTACGAGCGGCTCGGCATGATCCCGGTCGACTGGGAAGGTTAA
- a CDS encoding DUF4142 domain-containing protein → MKTLLPLVAVALLAGAPAAFAQSNDTNTDAVGPMVTDNKVDTQTFVTTVPNANIFEIESSRLAEEKSASADVKAFAADMIKDHTKAGEDFKAALSQGQTTASIKPSGPALQPKEQQMLDELKGASGKDFDAKYIKMQTDAHKDAVALFSTYANSGDDPALKEFAKKTLPVLKMHEKHVKDLAVAHQ, encoded by the coding sequence ATGAAAACGCTGCTGCCCCTGGTCGCCGTCGCGCTTCTTGCCGGCGCGCCCGCCGCGTTCGCCCAATCGAACGACACCAATACGGATGCCGTGGGACCCATGGTGACCGACAACAAGGTCGACACCCAGACCTTCGTCACGACCGTGCCGAATGCCAACATATTCGAGATCGAGTCGAGCAGGCTGGCTGAGGAGAAGTCGGCGTCGGCCGACGTCAAGGCTTTCGCCGCCGATATGATCAAGGACCACACCAAGGCCGGCGAGGACTTCAAGGCCGCGCTCAGCCAGGGCCAGACCACCGCGTCGATCAAGCCCTCCGGCCCGGCGCTGCAGCCGAAGGAGCAGCAGATGCTCGACGAGTTGAAGGGCGCGAGCGGCAAGGATTTCGACGCCAAATACATCAAGATGCAGACCGACGCGCATAAGGATGCCGTGGCGCTGTTTTCCACCTACGCCAATTCCGGCGACGACCCGGCGCTGAAGGAATTCGCCAAGAAGACGCTGCCGGTGCTGAAGATGCACGAGAAGCACGTGAAGGACCTGGCGGTCGCACATCAGTGA
- a CDS encoding sugar ABC transporter permease, which yields MLFVLAVVAGWPFLRTVYYSFTDASLADLDARQWVGFDNYFSVLTLPSGRVLYDGLLVDPVWWRAVWNTVRFAIISVACETVLGMVVALALNADFPGRGIVRAAILVPWAIPTIVSAKMWQWMLNDQFGIINVVLLNLGLIDSKIAWTASADTAMVAVLIVDIWKSTPFMALLILAALQMLPREILEVAKLDGASPWQIFWRVTLPLIRPAVMVAVIFRALDALRIFDLIYVLTPNNVQTKSMSIFARENLFEFDKFAYGSAASTLLFLIIGLLTIAYIRIGRLTFEGGR from the coding sequence ATGCTTTTCGTGCTCGCCGTCGTCGCTGGCTGGCCGTTCCTGCGCACGGTCTATTACAGCTTCACCGATGCTTCGCTCGCCGATCTCGACGCGCGGCAATGGGTGGGCTTCGACAATTATTTCTCGGTGCTCACCCTGCCGAGCGGCCGGGTGCTCTATGACGGGCTGCTGGTCGATCCGGTCTGGTGGCGGGCGGTGTGGAACACGGTGCGCTTTGCAATTATCTCGGTGGCCTGCGAGACGGTGCTCGGCATGGTCGTGGCGCTGGCGCTCAACGCAGACTTCCCGGGACGCGGCATCGTGCGGGCGGCGATCCTCGTCCCCTGGGCGATCCCGACCATCGTCTCGGCCAAGATGTGGCAGTGGATGCTCAACGACCAGTTCGGCATCATCAATGTCGTTCTGCTCAATCTCGGCCTGATCGATAGCAAGATCGCCTGGACAGCGAGCGCCGACACCGCGATGGTCGCGGTGCTGATCGTCGATATCTGGAAGTCGACGCCGTTCATGGCGCTGCTCATCCTGGCGGCGCTGCAGATGCTGCCGCGCGAGATCCTCGAAGTGGCGAAGCTCGACGGCGCCAGCCCATGGCAGATCTTCTGGCGCGTGACGCTGCCGCTGATCCGCCCGGCGGTGATGGTGGCGGTGATTTTTCGCGCCCTCGATGCGCTGCGAATCTTCGACCTGATCTATGTGCTGACGCCCAACAACGTGCAGACCAAGTCGATGTCGATCTTCGCGCGCGAGAACCTGTTCGAGTTCGACAAGTTCGCTTATGGCTCGGCCGCCTCGACGCTGCTTTTCCTCATCATCGGCCTGCTCACCATCGCCTATATCCGGATAGGGCGGCTGACTTTCGAGGGAGGGCGCTGA
- a CDS encoding carbohydrate ABC transporter permease, whose product MLKRAAFYLLLLAIVFVAVFPFYYAIVTSLKSGTELFQASLWPQSFSLANYRNVLTEGPFLRNLVNSLIVSGAVVAISLLLGVTAAYALARIRFRGRSALMLAILSVSMFPQVAALAGLFEIIRALHLYNSLLALILSYMIFTLPFTVWVLTTFVRDLPVEIEEAAILDGAGPWTILTRIFLPLMWPALATTGLLAFISAWNEFLFALTFTSTNTQRTVPVAIALLSGNSQFEIPWGNIMAASVIVTVPLVALVLTFQRRIVSGLTAGGVKG is encoded by the coding sequence ATGCTGAAGCGCGCCGCCTTCTATCTTCTGCTTCTCGCGATCGTCTTCGTCGCGGTGTTTCCGTTCTACTACGCCATCGTCACCAGCCTGAAATCGGGGACCGAACTGTTCCAGGCGAGCCTCTGGCCGCAATCGTTCAGCCTTGCCAACTACCGCAACGTGCTGACCGAAGGGCCCTTCCTGCGCAATCTCGTCAATTCGCTGATCGTCTCGGGCGCGGTCGTCGCGATCTCGCTGCTCCTCGGCGTCACCGCGGCCTATGCGCTGGCGCGCATCCGTTTCCGCGGGCGCTCGGCGCTGATGCTCGCCATCTTGTCGGTCTCGATGTTTCCGCAGGTCGCGGCATTGGCCGGATTGTTCGAGATCATCCGGGCGCTGCATCTCTACAATTCGCTCCTGGCGCTCATCCTGTCCTACATGATCTTCACGCTGCCGTTCACCGTCTGGGTGCTCACCACCTTTGTGCGCGACCTGCCGGTCGAGATCGAGGAAGCGGCGATCCTCGACGGCGCCGGACCGTGGACCATCCTGACGCGCATCTTCCTGCCGCTGATGTGGCCGGCGCTCGCCACCACCGGGCTGCTCGCCTTCATCAGCGCCTGGAACGAGTTCCTGTTCGCGCTGACCTTCACCTCCACCAACACGCAGCGCACCGTGCCGGTGGCGATCGCGCTGCTGTCGGGCAACTCGCAGTTCGAGATCCCCTGGGGCAACATCATGGCCGCCTCGGTGATCGTCACCGTGCCGCTGGTGGCGCTGGTGCTGACCTTCCAGCGCAGGATCGTCTCCGGGCTCACCGCCGGCGGGGTAAAGGGCTAG
- a CDS encoding lytic transglycosylase domain-containing protein has protein sequence MPAKVIITAIGVLVAAAGLSGCTSTSQMKAAPALAEASTPVVADDTPTVALPETVAVLPEPSGLAQVQTAALTGDALAMSTMPGAPATPGALATQSALATQGALLPPPVQPGAALAQPAAFAGATPMAGQFPPPPVLTAGGSPTGPGSIKQAGSIKQAAVYTTAGVAMPVTGQSAKIAPMPGVQQVAYVAPDNPALLAAPGQPEQHASGPRGEIERLIEKYSALYEVPVELVRHVVNRESTFNPKAYNHGHWGLMQIKHATARGMGYDGPATGLFDAETNLKYAVKYLRGAWLVSGGNAKRADTLYQSGYYYDAKRRGLLEATGLGVDRKRHRLPPDA, from the coding sequence TTGCCAGCAAAAGTCATAATCACCGCGATCGGCGTGCTCGTTGCCGCTGCTGGTCTGAGCGGTTGCACCTCGACCTCGCAAATGAAGGCCGCGCCCGCGCTTGCGGAAGCCTCGACGCCTGTCGTGGCCGACGACACGCCGACGGTCGCGCTGCCTGAAACAGTGGCCGTGCTGCCGGAGCCTTCCGGCCTCGCGCAGGTGCAGACCGCCGCGCTTACCGGAGATGCCCTCGCCATGTCGACGATGCCCGGCGCGCCGGCGACGCCTGGCGCGCTTGCGACGCAAAGCGCGCTGGCGACGCAGGGCGCGCTTTTGCCGCCGCCTGTCCAGCCCGGCGCGGCGCTGGCGCAGCCCGCGGCCTTCGCCGGAGCAACGCCGATGGCCGGCCAGTTTCCGCCGCCGCCTGTGCTGACGGCCGGCGGCTCGCCGACCGGCCCAGGATCCATCAAACAGGCGGGATCCATCAAGCAGGCGGCGGTCTATACGACCGCGGGCGTCGCCATGCCGGTCACCGGCCAGTCGGCAAAAATCGCCCCGATGCCCGGTGTCCAGCAGGTTGCTTACGTGGCGCCGGACAACCCCGCTCTGCTGGCGGCGCCTGGCCAGCCCGAACAGCACGCCAGCGGCCCGCGCGGCGAGATCGAGCGGCTGATCGAGAAATATTCGGCGCTCTATGAAGTGCCGGTCGAGCTGGTGCGCCATGTCGTCAACCGCGAGAGCACCTTCAACCCGAAAGCCTATAATCACGGCCATTGGGGACTGATGCAGATCAAGCACGCGACGGCGCGCGGCATGGGCTATGACGGCCCGGCGACCGGCCTGTTCGACGCCGAGACCAATCTCAAATATGCCGTGAAATATCTGCGTGGCGCCTGGCTGGTCTCGGGCGGCAACGCCAAGCGCGCCGACACGCTCTACCAGAGCGGCTATTATTACGACGCCAAGCGCAGGGGCCTGCTCGAGGCGACGGGACTTGGCGTCGACCGCAAGCGGCATCGCCTGCCGCCCGACGCCTGA